A single genomic interval of Bradyrhizobium japonicum USDA 6 harbors:
- a CDS encoding amidase: protein MSQDLIRETACAVVDKLRSSDVSPLELLDVVEKRVKEVDGKVNALPTLCFDRARDNAKTLMQKPAGARGLLAGLPVPIKDLTDVAGVLNTQGSPIFKDNIPAKSDLMVENLEGNGAVVYAKSNTPEFGAGANTFNEVFGATLNPWDTTKSAAGSSGGAAVALATGMAWLAQGSDMGGSLRSPAAFCGVVGMRPSIGRVAHTPKSAIDRNLGVVGPMARNVEDLALLLDVMSGDYADDPLSLPAPATSFLSAAQSGKKPKRIAYSPDLGITPVDPEVKAITRKAAERFAEAGAIVEEAHPDWREAHECFHVLRAFDFAITKANLLRTKRDLLKPEVIWNIEEGLKLTVEQLARAEAQRVGMTARAIEFFKTYDLLLTPTTIVPPFPIEHRYVAECAGKKFENYVEWLGIVYAITLACCPSLSLPCGFTASGLPVGVQVVGAPRADAQVIAGAKVLEDILGLRGSTPIDPKVKA from the coding sequence TTGTCTCAAGACTTGATCCGAGAAACGGCCTGCGCCGTCGTCGACAAGCTGCGCTCCAGCGATGTCTCGCCGCTCGAATTGCTGGATGTGGTGGAGAAGCGCGTCAAGGAGGTCGACGGCAAGGTCAATGCGCTGCCGACGCTGTGCTTCGATCGCGCGCGGGATAACGCGAAAACGCTGATGCAGAAGCCGGCCGGCGCGCGCGGACTGCTCGCGGGCCTGCCGGTGCCGATCAAGGATCTCACCGACGTTGCCGGCGTGCTGAATACGCAGGGCTCGCCGATCTTCAAAGACAACATCCCCGCGAAGTCCGACCTCATGGTCGAGAACCTCGAAGGCAACGGCGCGGTCGTCTACGCCAAGTCGAACACACCGGAATTCGGCGCCGGCGCCAACACCTTCAACGAAGTGTTCGGCGCGACGCTCAATCCCTGGGATACGACGAAGTCTGCGGCCGGCTCCTCCGGCGGCGCGGCGGTGGCGCTTGCCACCGGCATGGCCTGGCTCGCCCAGGGCTCCGACATGGGCGGCAGCTTGCGCAGCCCCGCAGCCTTCTGCGGCGTGGTCGGCATGCGGCCGAGCATCGGGCGCGTCGCACATACGCCCAAATCGGCGATCGACCGCAATCTCGGCGTGGTGGGACCGATGGCGCGCAACGTCGAGGATCTTGCGCTGCTGTTGGATGTCATGAGCGGCGACTATGCAGACGACCCGCTCTCGCTGCCCGCGCCTGCGACCTCGTTCCTGTCGGCGGCGCAGTCAGGCAAGAAGCCGAAGCGCATCGCCTATTCGCCCGATCTCGGCATCACGCCGGTCGATCCCGAGGTCAAGGCGATCACGCGCAAGGCCGCGGAACGCTTTGCCGAGGCCGGCGCGATCGTCGAGGAAGCGCATCCGGACTGGCGCGAGGCGCATGAATGCTTCCACGTCCTGCGCGCCTTCGATTTCGCGATCACCAAGGCCAATCTGCTGCGGACCAAGCGCGACCTTCTGAAGCCCGAGGTGATCTGGAACATCGAGGAAGGCCTCAAGCTCACCGTCGAGCAGCTCGCGCGCGCTGAAGCGCAGCGCGTCGGCATGACCGCACGCGCGATCGAGTTCTTCAAGACCTACGACCTGCTGTTGACGCCAACCACGATCGTGCCGCCCTTCCCGATCGAGCACCGCTATGTCGCCGAATGCGCCGGCAAGAAGTTCGAGAACTATGTCGAATGGCTCGGCATCGTCTACGCCATCACGCTGGCCTGCTGCCCGTCGCTGTCGCTGCCCTGCGGCTTCACGGCGTCTGGCCTCCCGGTCGGCGTACAAGTCGTCGGTGCCCCGCGAGCGGATGCGCAGGTGATCGCCGGCGCGAAGGTGTTGGAGGATATTCTGGGTCTGCGCGGCTCTACGCCGATCGATCCCAAGGTGAAGGCATAA
- a CDS encoding amino acid ABC transporter permease, whose product MTAITDIPDAPRAARRPQIGNPALRWLRTNLFSSIPNGILTVVLLAVLSKGVFSFVQWGVANAVWLTPANDSSACKAVRGLGACWAIIPEKYRFILFGTYPFDEQWRPALSVVLFIALFYLSTRRALWRRELAYIWIGALALISVLMWGGVFGLSFVSQDRWGGLPVTLILATFGLAFGFPLGILVALGRRSKLPAIRSLSVLYVELIRGVPLVSLLFMASVMFPLFMPSGFNIDKLLRAQIAIILFAGAYLAEVIRGGLQAVPRGQYEAADALGLSYWRKHRLIVLPQAIRHVIPPLVNTFIAFFKDTSLVLIIGIFDVLTTAKTAIIDPAWQQFSVEVYIFVAAIYFVFCFAMSRYSRNLEAHAGAR is encoded by the coding sequence ATGACCGCGATCACCGATATTCCGGACGCACCGCGGGCCGCCCGCCGCCCGCAGATTGGCAATCCGGCGCTGCGCTGGCTGCGCACCAACCTGTTCTCGTCGATCCCGAACGGCATCCTCACGGTCGTGCTGCTGGCGGTGCTGTCCAAGGGCGTCTTCAGCTTCGTGCAGTGGGGCGTCGCGAACGCCGTCTGGCTGACACCGGCAAATGACTCCAGCGCCTGCAAGGCGGTGCGTGGCCTTGGCGCCTGTTGGGCGATCATTCCCGAAAAATATCGCTTCATCCTGTTCGGCACCTATCCGTTCGACGAGCAGTGGCGACCAGCGCTGTCGGTCGTGCTGTTCATCGCGCTGTTCTATCTCTCCACCCGCCGCGCCCTGTGGCGGCGCGAGCTGGCCTATATCTGGATCGGCGCGCTGGCGCTGATCAGCGTGCTGATGTGGGGCGGGGTGTTCGGGCTCTCCTTCGTCTCGCAGGACCGTTGGGGCGGATTGCCGGTGACGCTGATCCTGGCGACGTTTGGGTTGGCCTTTGGTTTCCCGCTCGGCATCCTCGTTGCGCTCGGCCGGCGCTCAAAGCTGCCGGCGATCCGCTCGCTCTCGGTGCTCTATGTCGAGCTGATCCGCGGCGTGCCGCTGGTGAGTCTGTTGTTCATGGCGAGCGTGATGTTTCCGCTGTTCATGCCCAGTGGCTTCAACATCGACAAGCTATTGCGCGCGCAGATCGCCATCATCCTGTTCGCGGGCGCCTACCTCGCCGAAGTCATCCGTGGCGGTCTTCAGGCCGTGCCGCGCGGGCAATATGAGGCCGCCGACGCACTGGGGTTGTCATATTGGCGCAAGCACCGGCTGATCGTCCTGCCGCAGGCGATTCGCCACGTCATCCCGCCGCTGGTCAACACCTTCATCGCCTTCTTCAAGGACACCAGTCTGGTCCTGATCATCGGCATTTTCGACGTGCTGACGACGGCCAAGACCGCGATCATCGATCCCGCCTGGCAGCAATTCTCGGTCGAGGTCTATATCTTCGTCGCCGCGATCTACTTTGTGTTTTGCTTCGCGATGTCGCGTTACAGCCGTAACCTGGAGGCTCACGCCGGCGCGAGGTGA
- a CDS encoding amino acid ABC transporter permease produces the protein MTSDSPRPPPRRRFFGGFGRRELQGLFWQVLVVGIVLGVVAFLWSNTVTNLSARRITTGFAFLGREAGMPIADSLLSYNPRDTYLWAFVVGIANTLRVAVIGIVLATILGTLIGISRLSANWLLSRLAAVYVETLRDIPLLLQLLFWYVLMQALPAARAAWRPVEGVFLSNRGLILPAIPVGSPQLWVLGTAVLGLAVFYLIRRWLIAQQMRDGKPRPAWPFAVGFIVALPAAMSVALGVSWKIEWPELRGFNFVGGLTLAPEYFALLIALVTYTSAFIAEIVRSGIQSVPRGQWDAANALGLRRSFMLRQIILPQALRVIVPPMTSQYLNLTKNSSLAVAIGYQDVVSVANTTLNQTGQAIEAIALIMAVFLTISLGISFFMNWYNSRIALVER, from the coding sequence GTGACTTCAGACAGTCCAAGACCGCCGCCCCGCCGTCGCTTCTTCGGCGGATTTGGCCGCCGAGAGCTGCAAGGCCTGTTCTGGCAGGTGCTCGTCGTCGGGATCGTGCTTGGGGTTGTCGCCTTCCTCTGGTCCAACACCGTCACCAATCTCTCGGCCCGCCGCATCACGACCGGCTTCGCTTTCCTCGGCCGCGAAGCCGGCATGCCGATCGCCGACAGCCTGCTCTCTTATAATCCGAGAGACACGTACCTGTGGGCCTTCGTCGTCGGCATCGCCAACACCTTGCGCGTCGCCGTGATCGGCATCGTGCTCGCGACGATCCTGGGCACGCTGATCGGCATTTCGCGTCTCTCCGCCAACTGGCTGTTGTCGCGGCTCGCCGCCGTCTATGTCGAAACGCTCCGCGACATCCCGCTGCTGCTGCAGCTCCTGTTCTGGTACGTGTTGATGCAGGCACTGCCGGCCGCGCGCGCGGCCTGGCGGCCGGTCGAGGGCGTATTTCTGTCCAATCGCGGCCTGATCCTGCCGGCGATTCCGGTCGGCTCGCCGCAGCTCTGGGTGCTCGGTACGGCCGTGCTCGGGCTTGCCGTGTTCTATCTCATCAGGCGATGGCTGATCGCGCAGCAGATGCGCGACGGCAAGCCGCGGCCGGCCTGGCCCTTTGCGGTTGGCTTCATCGTCGCGCTGCCGGCGGCAATGTCCGTGGCGCTTGGTGTGTCCTGGAAGATCGAATGGCCGGAGCTGCGCGGCTTCAACTTCGTCGGCGGGCTGACGCTCGCGCCGGAGTATTTCGCGCTGCTGATCGCGCTCGTGACCTACACCTCGGCCTTCATCGCCGAGATCGTGCGCAGCGGCATCCAGTCCGTGCCGCGCGGGCAATGGGATGCCGCAAATGCGCTCGGCTTGCGCCGCAGCTTCATGCTGCGGCAGATCATCCTGCCGCAGGCGCTGCGCGTCATCGTGCCGCCGATGACGAGCCAGTATCTCAACCTGACCAAGAACTCCTCGCTCGCGGTCGCGATCGGCTACCAGGACGTGGTCTCGGTCGCCAACACCACGTTGAACCAGACCGGGCAGGCGATCGAGGCGATCGCGCTGATCATGGCGGTGTTCTTGACCATCAGCCTCGGCATCAGCTTCTTCATGAACTGGTACAATTCGCGCATCGCGCTGGTGGAGCGCTGA
- a CDS encoding MurR/RpiR family transcriptional regulator, translating into MAEPAKSSPLSELRIALPSLPLRLQEVGRFVAANDYDATTRSMRDLAAEAGADPAAFTRLAKAIGYSGWDQLRAALTEARRPSQISPFSGRAKSRRHGPNADVALVTDKLEAEGAGLPRIPAQPIADAARALHDAKRIWIAGYRSCRSVAELLNYELRLFRPEQVQLVGASGPDDLDLGAFRPGEAVIVIGFLPYTHASVRVAQAAHRAGAALIAIADSLSAPMAEGADHVLLFEAASSPGFFPSLTGAIAIAQSLAAVTFSLGGAAAKKRLETTEARLAAASTYVPEKG; encoded by the coding sequence ATGGCCGAGCCCGCGAAATCCTCGCCCTTGAGCGAACTGCGCATTGCGTTGCCATCGCTCCCCCTGCGGTTGCAGGAGGTCGGCCGCTTCGTTGCCGCCAATGACTACGACGCCACCACCCGTTCGATGCGCGATCTTGCCGCCGAGGCTGGCGCCGACCCGGCCGCATTCACGCGGCTTGCCAAGGCCATCGGCTATTCCGGCTGGGACCAACTGCGCGCGGCACTCACCGAAGCGCGGCGGCCGTCGCAGATCTCACCTTTCTCCGGCCGCGCCAAGAGCCGGCGTCACGGCCCGAACGCCGATGTCGCGCTGGTCACCGACAAGCTCGAGGCCGAGGGCGCAGGCCTCCCGCGCATTCCGGCCCAGCCGATTGCGGACGCCGCCCGCGCGCTGCACGACGCCAAGCGGATCTGGATTGCCGGTTACCGAAGCTGCCGGAGCGTCGCGGAGCTCTTGAACTACGAGCTTCGGCTGTTCCGTCCCGAACAGGTGCAACTCGTCGGTGCATCCGGCCCCGACGATCTCGATCTCGGCGCCTTTCGTCCCGGCGAAGCCGTCATCGTCATCGGCTTCCTGCCCTACACGCATGCGAGCGTCCGTGTTGCGCAGGCCGCCCATCGTGCCGGCGCAGCGCTGATCGCGATCGCGGACAGCCTCTCGGCGCCGATGGCCGAAGGCGCCGACCACGTGCTGCTGTTCGAGGCGGCCTCGTCCCCCGGCTTCTTCCCGAGTCTCACGGGCGCCATCGCGATTGCGCAATCGCTCGCGGCGGTAACATTCTCGCTCGGCGGCGCGGCCGCCAAGAAGCGCCTGGAAACCACCGAGGCGCGGCTCGCCGCGGCCTCCACTTACGTCCCAGAGAAAGGTTGA
- a CDS encoding aspartate aminotransferase family protein encodes MAARTSRVLHRSLRETPPKAIGGEGVYLFAEDGRRVIDASGGAAVSCLGHQHPRVIAAIAKQASTLAYAHTAFFSSEPAEALAETLVGHEPGGLAYAYFVSGGSEAIEASIKLARQYFIERGEPRRQHFIARRQSYHGNTLGALAAGGNAWRRAPYAPLLSGAFSHVTPAFAYHEKHKGESDAQFVARLAAELEGEFQRLGPDTVAAFLAEPVVGATAGAVTAPDGYFKAVREICDRHGALLILDEVMSGMGRTGTTHAWEQEGVAPDIQAIAKGLGGGYQPIGAMLASGKIIDTIRSGSGAFQHGHTYLAHPLACAAALAVQDVIREDRLLDRVKERGKQLEQRLTERFGNHRHVGDIRGRGLFWAIELVADRTGRTSFDPALKLNQKIKAEAFANGLGCYPGGGTVDGVRGDHVLLAPPYIASADEIDLIVDKLGTAVDNVLRSVNH; translated from the coding sequence ATGGCCGCTCGCACCAGCCGCGTGCTGCACCGTTCGTTGCGCGAAACGCCGCCCAAGGCGATCGGCGGCGAAGGCGTCTATCTCTTCGCCGAGGACGGGCGGCGCGTGATCGACGCTTCCGGCGGCGCAGCCGTCTCCTGCCTCGGTCATCAGCATCCGCGCGTGATCGCGGCGATAGCAAAACAAGCCTCGACGCTGGCTTACGCGCACACCGCCTTCTTCTCCTCCGAGCCGGCCGAGGCGCTGGCCGAGACGCTGGTCGGGCATGAACCCGGCGGTCTCGCCTACGCCTATTTCGTCAGCGGCGGATCGGAGGCGATTGAAGCCAGCATCAAGCTCGCGCGGCAATATTTCATCGAGCGCGGCGAGCCGCGGCGGCAGCACTTCATTGCGCGGCGGCAGAGTTATCACGGCAACACGCTCGGCGCGCTCGCCGCCGGTGGCAATGCCTGGCGGCGCGCCCCCTATGCGCCCCTGCTGTCCGGCGCCTTCAGCCACGTGACGCCGGCCTTTGCCTATCACGAGAAGCACAAGGGCGAATCCGACGCGCAGTTCGTGGCGCGACTGGCCGCGGAACTCGAAGGCGAATTTCAGCGGCTTGGCCCCGACACCGTCGCCGCGTTCCTCGCCGAGCCCGTTGTCGGTGCCACCGCCGGTGCGGTGACGGCACCGGACGGCTACTTCAAGGCGGTGCGCGAGATCTGCGACCGGCATGGCGCCCTCCTCATCCTCGACGAGGTCATGAGCGGCATGGGCCGCACCGGCACGACACACGCCTGGGAGCAGGAGGGCGTTGCTCCCGATATCCAGGCGATCGCAAAGGGCCTCGGCGGCGGCTACCAGCCGATCGGCGCGATGCTCGCGAGCGGCAAGATCATCGACACCATCCGCTCGGGCTCCGGCGCGTTCCAGCATGGCCACACCTATCTGGCGCATCCCCTCGCCTGCGCGGCCGCGCTCGCGGTGCAGGACGTGATCCGCGAGGACCGCCTGCTCGACCGCGTCAAGGAGCGCGGCAAGCAGCTCGAGCAGCGCCTGACCGAGCGCTTCGGCAATCACCGCCATGTCGGCGACATCAGGGGCCGCGGCCTGTTCTGGGCGATCGAGCTCGTCGCCGATCGCACCGGCCGCACCTCGTTCGATCCCGCGCTCAAGCTGAACCAGAAGATCAAGGCGGAAGCCTTCGCCAACGGGCTCGGCTGCTATCCCGGCGGCGGTACCGTGGACGGCGTCCGTGGCGACCATGTGCTGCTGGCGCCGCCCTATATCGCTTCGGCTGACGAGATCGATCTGATCGTCGACAAGCTCGGCACCGCCGTCGACAACGTGTTGCGTAGTGTCAATCACTGA
- a CDS encoding amino acid ABC transporter substrate-binding protein, giving the protein MMRKVVIAASMLAASTVAASAATLDTVKSRGTLICGVSAGFAGFSAPDSQGNYKGLDVDYCRALAAGVLGDASKVRYVSLTAQNRFTALQSGEIDVLYRNSTQTYLRGVTLGLRQGPINFYDGQGFVVKKDLGVKELKDLKGATVCVAQGTTHEVTLGDYGRANGIDWKPLVFDRVDTMYQTFFGGRCDAMTQDASALAGAVTTAAPNPADYVVLPQTISKEPLGPFTRNGDEVWSDIITWLHYGLIEAEELGVTQGNVDEMAKSQTPAIQRLLGASGDLGSRLGLDNKWLVTVIKTTGNYGEIYERNVGKASPLKLDRGLNGLWSKGGLMYAVPFK; this is encoded by the coding sequence ATGATGAGGAAAGTGGTTATCGCGGCGAGCATGCTCGCGGCATCGACGGTTGCCGCGTCGGCGGCGACGCTCGACACGGTGAAGAGCCGCGGCACGCTGATCTGCGGCGTCAGCGCCGGCTTTGCCGGTTTCTCCGCGCCGGACTCGCAGGGCAATTACAAGGGCCTCGACGTCGATTATTGCCGCGCGCTCGCCGCCGGCGTGCTCGGCGATGCCAGCAAGGTCCGCTACGTCTCGTTGACCGCGCAGAATCGCTTCACCGCGCTGCAATCGGGCGAGATCGACGTACTCTACCGCAACTCGACCCAGACGTATCTGCGCGGCGTGACGCTGGGCCTCCGCCAGGGTCCGATCAACTTCTACGACGGCCAGGGTTTTGTCGTGAAGAAGGACCTCGGCGTCAAGGAGCTGAAGGACCTCAAGGGCGCCACGGTCTGCGTCGCGCAGGGCACCACGCATGAAGTCACGCTCGGCGATTACGGCCGCGCCAACGGCATCGACTGGAAGCCGCTGGTGTTCGACCGTGTCGACACCATGTACCAGACCTTCTTCGGCGGCCGCTGCGATGCAATGACCCAGGACGCCTCCGCGCTCGCCGGCGCGGTGACGACCGCGGCGCCGAATCCGGCCGACTACGTCGTGCTGCCGCAGACCATCAGCAAGGAGCCGCTCGGCCCGTTCACCCGCAACGGTGACGAAGTCTGGAGCGACATCATCACGTGGTTGCATTACGGCCTGATCGAGGCCGAGGAGCTTGGCGTCACGCAAGGCAATGTCGACGAGATGGCGAAGTCACAGACGCCGGCGATCCAGCGCCTGCTGGGTGCCTCCGGCGACCTCGGCTCGCGGCTCGGTCTCGACAACAAATGGCTGGTGACGGTGATCAAGACCACCGGCAATTACGGTGAGATCTACGAGCGCAATGTCGGCAAGGCGAGCCCGCTCAAGCTCGACCGCGGCCTCAACGGCCTCTGGAGCAAGGGCGGCTTGATGTACGCGGTGCCGTTCAAGTAA
- a CDS encoding aspartate/glutamate racemase family protein translates to MTTPPRIALIHALKHSIAPIEAAFAKAWPEARLMNLLDDSLSADLARDGALNDVMTERFLALGDYAAATGANGILFTCSAFGPCIEAVARAHAPMPVLKPNEAMIEQAVTMGKRIGLLSTFPPTLASMPPEFPAAAQVVPKLAEGALAALDRGDRAMHDRLIVEASEDLRDCDVIALAQFSIAATAPLVAEATGRPVVTTPDSAVDKLMRLLKAKV, encoded by the coding sequence ATGACGACGCCCCCACGCATCGCCCTCATCCATGCCCTCAAGCATTCCATCGCGCCGATCGAGGCCGCGTTCGCGAAGGCGTGGCCAGAGGCACGGCTGATGAACCTGCTCGATGACAGCCTTTCGGCGGATCTGGCCCGCGACGGCGCGCTCAACGATGTCATGACCGAGCGCTTCCTTGCGCTCGGCGATTATGCGGCGGCGACCGGAGCGAACGGAATCCTGTTCACCTGCTCGGCCTTCGGCCCCTGCATCGAGGCCGTCGCGCGCGCACATGCGCCGATGCCCGTGCTGAAGCCGAACGAGGCGATGATTGAGCAGGCCGTGACCATGGGCAAGCGGATCGGCCTGCTCTCGACCTTCCCGCCGACACTAGCCTCGATGCCACCGGAATTTCCGGCCGCGGCCCAGGTCGTGCCGAAACTCGCCGAGGGCGCGCTGGCGGCGCTCGATCGCGGCGATCGCGCCATGCACGACAGGTTGATTGTCGAGGCGTCAGAGGACTTGCGCGATTGCGACGTCATTGCGCTCGCGCAATTCAGCATCGCGGCAACCGCGCCGCTGGTCGCCGAGGCCACCGGCCGCCCGGTCGTGACGACTCCGGACAGCGCGGTCGACAAGCTGATGAGGCTGCTGAAAGCGAAGGTCTAG
- a CDS encoding TetR/AcrR family transcriptional regulator: MRSQLVRKPENTYHHGDLRDALIKAALREAEQGGAEAISIKALAKQLGVSQPAPYRHFADRDALLTAVTAEAFRQLSALLRAAMAKPSKQSKLSRLAQATLDFGLRRNGIYRLMFASRTVSCAAKGSELHDATRETFALVVEALEAPAVGFLRERQALKIWAALHGVVMLAEQGLFTGEAAHATREELVEDFVNETKAALAAAIKDARRRKEAGA; the protein is encoded by the coding sequence ATGCGTTCACAACTCGTCCGTAAGCCGGAGAATACCTACCACCATGGCGATCTCCGTGACGCCCTGATCAAGGCCGCGCTGCGCGAGGCGGAGCAGGGCGGCGCCGAGGCGATCAGCATCAAGGCGCTTGCCAAACAGCTCGGCGTCTCGCAGCCGGCGCCGTATCGGCATTTTGCCGACCGTGATGCGCTGCTAACGGCGGTGACGGCGGAGGCGTTCCGGCAGCTCAGTGCACTTCTACGCGCGGCGATGGCGAAGCCGTCGAAGCAATCGAAACTGTCGCGGCTGGCGCAGGCGACGCTCGATTTCGGTCTGCGCCGCAACGGCATCTATCGCCTGATGTTCGCGTCCCGCACCGTGTCATGCGCGGCCAAGGGCAGCGAGCTGCACGACGCCACGCGCGAGACTTTCGCGCTGGTGGTCGAAGCCCTCGAGGCGCCGGCGGTCGGCTTTTTGCGCGAGCGGCAAGCGCTCAAGATCTGGGCGGCGTTGCATGGCGTGGTGATGCTGGCCGAGCAGGGCCTGTTCACCGGCGAGGCCGCGCATGCCACGCGCGAGGAACTGGTCGAGGATTTTGTGAACGAAACGAAGGCCGCGCTCGCTGCTGCGATCAAGGATGCGCGACGTCGGAAAGAGGCCGGCGCCTAG
- a CDS encoding ferredoxin, with protein MTERLRVHVDPDKCQGHARCKALAPELFELDEYGNAHEAGDGTVPPGLEDKAWLAKSNCPEIAIDVIEE; from the coding sequence ATGACAGAGCGACTGAGGGTTCACGTCGATCCCGACAAATGCCAGGGCCACGCGCGCTGCAAGGCGCTCGCACCGGAGCTGTTCGAGCTCGACGAATACGGCAACGCCCATGAGGCCGGCGACGGCACCGTGCCGCCCGGCCTCGAAGACAAGGCCTGGCTTGCCAAATCCAACTGCCCGGAAATTGCGATCGATGTGATCGAAGAGTAG
- a CDS encoding cytochrome P450 — translation MSDVSQPAAHPPVTDWVHDFDHTDPQWTDDPFPIWEELRAASPVVHTERFLGCYMPTTYEAVREIANDTEHFSSRRIIVRDVRPEISRNAAPPITSDPPVHKPAKQLLLPPFTPDAMKKLEPRMRAICNELIDGFIADGKVDAAARYSKYIPVQAIAHMLGIPESDSDLFINWIHMILELGIKDESKLLQAVQEMSAYFSTHIEERKKKPTNDLISYLMNARDKEGNPLEDSHVLGSLRLLLIAGIDTTWSAIGSSLWHLAKTPADRERLIAEPGLIPIAVEELLRAYSPVTMAREVVKETTISGCPVKAGNMVLLSFPAANRDPKMFPDADKVVIDRRENRHAAFGLGIHRCVGSNLARMEMQVALEEWLKRIPDFALDPAGTVTWSQGTVRGPRQLPFLFGKAM, via the coding sequence ATGTCCGACGTCAGCCAGCCCGCCGCCCATCCCCCCGTGACCGACTGGGTCCATGATTTCGACCACACCGATCCGCAATGGACGGACGATCCCTTCCCGATCTGGGAGGAGCTGCGTGCCGCGAGCCCCGTGGTGCACACCGAACGGTTCCTCGGCTGCTACATGCCGACGACCTATGAGGCCGTGCGCGAGATCGCCAACGACACCGAGCATTTCTCCTCGCGCCGCATCATCGTTCGTGACGTCCGGCCGGAGATTTCCAGGAACGCGGCTCCGCCGATCACCTCCGACCCGCCCGTGCACAAGCCGGCCAAGCAATTGCTGCTGCCGCCGTTCACGCCGGATGCGATGAAGAAGCTGGAACCGCGGATGCGCGCGATCTGCAACGAGCTGATCGACGGGTTCATCGCCGATGGCAAGGTCGACGCCGCAGCGCGCTACAGCAAGTATATTCCGGTTCAGGCCATTGCCCACATGCTCGGCATTCCCGAGAGCGACAGCGACCTGTTCATCAACTGGATCCACATGATCCTCGAGCTCGGCATCAAGGACGAGAGCAAGCTGCTCCAAGCCGTGCAGGAGATGAGCGCCTATTTCAGCACCCATATCGAGGAGCGGAAGAAGAAACCGACCAACGACCTGATCTCCTATCTCATGAACGCAAGGGACAAGGAGGGCAATCCGCTCGAGGACTCCCACGTGCTGGGTTCGCTGCGGCTGCTCCTGATCGCCGGCATCGACACCACCTGGAGTGCGATCGGCTCCTCGCTCTGGCATCTCGCGAAAACGCCGGCCGACCGCGAACGACTGATCGCCGAACCCGGGCTGATCCCGATCGCCGTGGAGGAGCTGCTGCGGGCCTATTCGCCGGTGACCATGGCCCGCGAGGTGGTCAAGGAGACCACGATCTCGGGCTGCCCGGTCAAGGCCGGCAACATGGTGCTGCTGTCGTTCCCGGCCGCCAACCGCGACCCCAAGATGTTTCCGGACGCTGACAAAGTCGTGATCGACCGCCGCGAAAACCGCCATGCCGCCTTCGGCCTCGGCATCCACCGCTGCGTGGGTTCCAACCTTGCACGCATGGAGATGCAGGTTGCGCTGGAGGAATGGCTGAAGCGGATTCCGGATTTCGCCCTTGATCCGGCAGGCACGGTGACCTGGTCACAGGGCACGGTGAGAGGCCCCCGCCAGTTGCCATTTCTGTTTGGAAAGGCGATGTAG